The Desmonostoc muscorum LEGE 12446 genome includes a region encoding these proteins:
- a CDS encoding chorismate-binding protein: MWVWHTRTKSVQCVLPLLTLEVIHINGQLKVLAHGALEELRNYSRNAKNLAELLVCLDKWLEDRALTASGIIGSECRSLLDQKLHWVTNSLPISEQIRGESLVFVIQVGKTEEFIADNVTFADSVLASPLVAAGGSLPKSRGTNHKSPQVGELAHRAVSLTECLPNISLPQSERKNHFLIDQQIIEEVNKVVTQGLEIRQRLDIDHLVVSVRFPVSVNADLLNSWLTTIKTPFPQGFLMKSNSWELISCTPERFISIADSKLKVQILAGTFQKGKDFDKSSLMDEHQAARNALCSIVEEVVGKLELKVDCNLVEFDEITHFHSVFEKPHHSDTSMLWTLAHLTPSPATGTQNSDTQFAIQQLEGRTRGYYGGCFFLRTPGCLESLVSIRSIFHLQNSEVGEMIVGAGLKKGSTLSSESAEIISKATSSAKLLGVKLGK, translated from the coding sequence ATGTGGGTTTGGCATACTAGAACAAAGTCTGTGCAATGTGTATTGCCGTTGTTAACCCTTGAGGTAATACATATTAATGGCCAATTGAAGGTATTAGCACATGGCGCTCTTGAGGAATTGAGAAATTATTCAAGGAACGCCAAGAATCTGGCCGAACTGTTGGTATGTCTAGACAAGTGGCTTGAGGATCGCGCTCTTACGGCTTCAGGTATTATCGGCTCTGAGTGCAGATCTCTTCTAGATCAAAAATTGCATTGGGTAACAAATTCATTGCCAATTTCCGAACAAATTAGAGGAGAATCTCTTGTTTTCGTAATTCAAGTAGGCAAAACTGAGGAATTTATTGCTGATAATGTTACCTTTGCAGATTCGGTACTTGCTTCTCCTTTGGTCGCTGCTGGGGGTAGCCTACCCAAGAGTAGGGGTACAAATCATAAATCGCCTCAAGTCGGCGAACTCGCCCACCGCGCTGTTTCTCTAACGGAGTGTCTCCCCAACATTAGTTTACCTCAATCCGAAAGGAAAAATCATTTTCTAATCGATCAGCAAATAATCGAAGAGGTCAATAAAGTTGTCACCCAGGGATTGGAAATTCGCCAAAGATTAGATATTGACCATTTAGTAGTATCAGTACGCTTCCCAGTATCTGTGAATGCTGACTTGCTTAATTCCTGGCTAACTACCATCAAAACTCCATTTCCTCAAGGATTTTTGATGAAAAGTAACAGTTGGGAACTTATAAGCTGTACACCAGAGCGGTTTATTTCTATTGCTGACTCAAAACTTAAAGTGCAAATTCTGGCTGGAACCTTCCAAAAGGGTAAGGATTTTGACAAAAGTAGCTTAATGGATGAGCATCAAGCCGCCCGAAATGCTCTTTGCTCCATTGTCGAAGAGGTAGTGGGAAAACTGGAATTAAAAGTGGACTGTAACTTAGTTGAATTTGACGAAATTACACACTTCCACTCAGTATTTGAAAAACCTCACCACAGCGATACCTCCATGCTCTGGACTTTGGCGCATCTTACACCTAGTCCAGCTACTGGAACACAAAACAGCGATACACAGTTTGCGATTCAACAATTAGAAGGTCGGACTCGTGGTTACTACGGTGGTTGCTTTTTTCTGAGAACTCCCGGTTGTCTAGAAAGCTTAGTGTCTATCCGTTCTATTTTTCATCTTCAAAATAGCGAAGTTGGCGAAATGATTGTGGGAGCAGGGTTAAAGAAGGGATCGACTTTGAGTAGTGAATCAGCAGAAATCATTTCAAAGGCTACTAGTTCAGCAAAATTACTAGGTGTAAAGCTAGGAAAGTAA